A genomic region of Zea mays cultivar B73 chromosome 6, Zm-B73-REFERENCE-NAM-5.0, whole genome shotgun sequence contains the following coding sequences:
- the LOC103629709 gene encoding PX domain-containing protein EREL1 isoform X3: MATSSSAGARKKAPSPPKHRHDGTSPLPLGMDWSPPPKRWEGRNTIWPHNPQTGWSYCVMIPSWITQTPETGVTADSFLKSVVFYRIHVGIQSPEGFSSSHGILRRFSDFLNLSSDLKSAFPRKDAPSAPPKHAFLRINSSRLLLEERRHALEEWMQKLLSDIDLSRSAPVAAFFELEAAARSYFQERNGRPSEVGSSTKSSTASSPHPDGPASGSLAESNQINQTLTRGSSLTGATGNGVLGEAILDQSDELVSNALNHRKGNLVLEHDGRNGSAASYRGVVSDEDRVSNPGHARKDSAESIGSDLSSLRGIELSIPGVSSSLWDGAVVDGHISQTEHLTGLDMHLLYDMDAQVILPNDQKQKLTRLLITMQQRIGAAKTDMEDLIARLNQEAAVKEYLTTKVKDLEVELEAAKQKGRETLQQAILTERERITQMQWDMDELRRKYSEMESNLKAEQNEKTRAESEKTTASDKNETLLEELEIKRKEVETLKHHLVEAEAKSKADKKVLVKEVKSLRNSQTEMKKVLNQYLEQKTGLERVIIRDKQRSARAKLCRVKFLHECRLLHERLLECSAKFLAEEQGNFTIDPSSLPDALDLLATSDNRVRLLIAEAQLLARDDEQGSSDDGDNSDSISSLTMSWEDAKVTDEDATKILSDLLIDNAQLRLRLNAVIRNAVNTAVKPEKEGSGEVLPKKTVLNWLLDR, translated from the exons ATGGCGACGTCGTCGTCGGCGGGGGCGCGCAAGAAGGCCCCCAGCCCCCCGAAGCACCGCCACGATGGCACCTCGCCGCTGCCGCTCGGCATGGACTGGAGCCCTCCCCCGAAGAGATGG GAGGGAAGGAACACCATATGGCCACATAATCCTCAAACAGGTTGGAGTTACTGTGTGATGATACCTTCTTGGATCACTCAAACACCTGAAACTGGTGTGACCGCTGATAGCTTTTTGAAATCTGTCGTT TTTTACAGGATACATGTCGGTATACAATCTCCAGAAGGCTTTAGCTCTAGCCATGGAATTCTCAGAAGGTTTAGTGACTTTCTGAATCTATCTTCTGAT CTTAAGAGCGCATTTCCCAGAAAAGATGCCCCGTCGGCTCCTCCGAAGCATGCTTTCTTAAGAATAAATTCAAGCAGGTTGCTTCTAGAAGAG AGAAGGCATGCATTGGAGGAGTGGATGCAAAAGTTACTTTCTGACATTGACTTGTCAAGAAGTGCTCCTGTTGCTGCTTTTTTTGAGCTTGAAGCTGCTGCACGTTCAT atttccAAGAACGGAATGGGCGTCCTTCTGAAGTAGGTTCTTCTACAAAAAGCAGTACTGCCTCTTCTCCACATCCTGATGGACCTGCTTCTGGTTCTCTTGCTGAGTCCAATCAAATAAATCAAACTCTTACTCGTGGCAGCAGTCTGACAGGAGCAACTGGTAATGGTGTGCTTGGAGAAGCTATCTTAGATCAGTCCGATGAGCTTGTTAGTAATGCCTTGAATCACAGGAAAGGGAACCTTGTATTGGAACATGATGGTAGGAATGGTTCAGCAGCGTCTTATAGGGGAGTTGTTTCAGATGAGGACCGTGTATCTAATCCCGGCCATGCTAGGAAGGACTCTGCTGAAAGTATTGGGAGTGATTTGAGTTCTTTAAGAGGAATTGAATTATCTATTCCAGGGGTTAGTAGTTCCCTTTGGGATGGTGCTGTGGTGGATGGACATATTAGTCAAACAGAACATCTTACTGGTTTAGATATGCATCTTTTGTATGATATGGATGCACAAGTCATCCTTCCAAATGATCAAAAACAGAAGTTGACTAGACTTTTGATCACAATGCAACAAAGAATAGGGGCAGCAAAAACTGATATGGAGGATCTCATAGCACGACTAAATCAGGAAGCAGCTGTTAAAGAATATCTTACTACAAAG GTTAAGGATTTGGAGGTTGAATTGGAAGCCGCAAAGCAAAAGGGTAGAGAGACACTGCAACAAGCTATCCTGACTGAAAGAGAGAGGATTACCCAGATGCAGTGGGATATGGATGAGCTCCGTAGGAAGTATTCTGAGATGGAGTCAAACCTGAAGGCTGAACAA AATGAGAAAACTCGTGCAGAGTCAGAGAAAACAACCGCTAGTGATAAAAATGAAACATTACTTGAAGAATTAGAAATCAAACGAAAAGAAGTCGAGACTTTGAAACATCATCTTGTAGAAGCTGAGGCAAAGTCTAAAGCAGATAAGAAAGTTCTTGTAAAAGAGGTCAAGTCTCTTAGAAACTCCCAAACAGAGATGAAGAAAGTGTTGAATCAGTATCTTGAACAGAAGACTGGTTTAGAG AGAGTTATTATTAGAGATAAACAGAGGTCAGCACGTGCAAAGTTATGCCGAGTGAAATTTCTTCATGAGTGTCGACTGCTGCATGAGCGTCTACTGGAATGTAGTGCTAAATTTCTAGCAGAAGAACAAGGCAATTTTACTATTGATCCTTCGTCCTTGCCTGATGCATTAGATCTTCTAGCAACATCAGACAATAGAGTACGCTTACTCATTGCTGAG GCTCAACTTTTAGCACGAGATGATGAACAAGGCTCTTCTGATGATGGCGACAATTCTGATAGCATATCGTCATTAACTATGAGCTGGGAAGATGCAAAAGTTACAGATGAAGATGCAACGAAAATACTTTCTGATCTACTTATTGACAACGCGCAGCTGAGGCTGCGTCTTAATGCTGTCATCCGCAACGCTGTAAATACTGCCGTGAAGCCAGAGAAAGAAGGTAGTGGCGAGGTTCTTCCCAAAAAGACAGTCCTTAACTGGTTGTTAGACAGATGA
- the LOC103629709 gene encoding PX domain-containing protein EREL1 isoform X1, with the protein MAPRRCRSAWTGALPRRDGISMKSCPCSSRFPLVKKHSIYSLYYLFQHTSETIFWSTHLMGSLPIDCIQEGRNTIWPHNPQTGWSYCVMIPSWITQTPETGVTADSFLKSVVFYRIHVGIQSPEGFSSSHGILRRFSDFLNLSSDLKSAFPRKDAPSAPPKHAFLRINSSRLLLEERRHALEEWMQKLLSDIDLSRSAPVAAFFELEAAARSYFQERNGRPSEVGSSTKSSTASSPHPDGPASGSLAESNQINQTLTRGSSLTGATGNGVLGEAILDQSDELVSNALNHRKGNLVLEHDGRNGSAASYRGVVSDEDRVSNPGHARKDSAESIGSDLSSLRGIELSIPGVSSSLWDGAVVDGHISQTEHLTGLDMHLLYDMDAQVILPNDQKQKLTRLLITMQQRIGAAKTDMEDLIARLNQEAAVKEYLTTKVKDLEVELEAAKQKGRETLQQAILTERERITQMQWDMDELRRKYSEMESNLKAEQNEKTRAESEKTTASDKNETLLEELEIKRKEVETLKHHLVEAEAKSKADKKVLVKEVKSLRNSQTEMKKVLNQYLEQKTGLERVIIRDKQRSARAKLCRVKFLHECRLLHERLLECSAKFLAEEQGNFTIDPSSLPDALDLLATSDNRVRLLIAEAQLLARDDEQGSSDDGDNSDSISSLTMSWEDAKVTDEDATKILSDLLIDNAQLRLRLNAVIRNAVNTAVKPEKEGSGEVLPKKTVLNWLLDR; encoded by the exons ATGGCACCTCGCCGCTGCCGCTCGGCATGGACTGGAGCCCTCCCCCGAAGAGATGG AATTTCCATGAAAAGCTGTCCATGCTCTAGCAGGTTTCCATTAGTTAAGAAACATTCTATCTACTCACTATATTATTTGTTTCAACACACCTCTGAAACTATCTTTTGGTCAACGCATCTCATGGGCTCATTGCCTATTGACTGCATACAGGAGGGAAGGAACACCATATGGCCACATAATCCTCAAACAGGTTGGAGTTACTGTGTGATGATACCTTCTTGGATCACTCAAACACCTGAAACTGGTGTGACCGCTGATAGCTTTTTGAAATCTGTCGTT TTTTACAGGATACATGTCGGTATACAATCTCCAGAAGGCTTTAGCTCTAGCCATGGAATTCTCAGAAGGTTTAGTGACTTTCTGAATCTATCTTCTGAT CTTAAGAGCGCATTTCCCAGAAAAGATGCCCCGTCGGCTCCTCCGAAGCATGCTTTCTTAAGAATAAATTCAAGCAGGTTGCTTCTAGAAGAG AGAAGGCATGCATTGGAGGAGTGGATGCAAAAGTTACTTTCTGACATTGACTTGTCAAGAAGTGCTCCTGTTGCTGCTTTTTTTGAGCTTGAAGCTGCTGCACGTTCAT atttccAAGAACGGAATGGGCGTCCTTCTGAAGTAGGTTCTTCTACAAAAAGCAGTACTGCCTCTTCTCCACATCCTGATGGACCTGCTTCTGGTTCTCTTGCTGAGTCCAATCAAATAAATCAAACTCTTACTCGTGGCAGCAGTCTGACAGGAGCAACTGGTAATGGTGTGCTTGGAGAAGCTATCTTAGATCAGTCCGATGAGCTTGTTAGTAATGCCTTGAATCACAGGAAAGGGAACCTTGTATTGGAACATGATGGTAGGAATGGTTCAGCAGCGTCTTATAGGGGAGTTGTTTCAGATGAGGACCGTGTATCTAATCCCGGCCATGCTAGGAAGGACTCTGCTGAAAGTATTGGGAGTGATTTGAGTTCTTTAAGAGGAATTGAATTATCTATTCCAGGGGTTAGTAGTTCCCTTTGGGATGGTGCTGTGGTGGATGGACATATTAGTCAAACAGAACATCTTACTGGTTTAGATATGCATCTTTTGTATGATATGGATGCACAAGTCATCCTTCCAAATGATCAAAAACAGAAGTTGACTAGACTTTTGATCACAATGCAACAAAGAATAGGGGCAGCAAAAACTGATATGGAGGATCTCATAGCACGACTAAATCAGGAAGCAGCTGTTAAAGAATATCTTACTACAAAG GTTAAGGATTTGGAGGTTGAATTGGAAGCCGCAAAGCAAAAGGGTAGAGAGACACTGCAACAAGCTATCCTGACTGAAAGAGAGAGGATTACCCAGATGCAGTGGGATATGGATGAGCTCCGTAGGAAGTATTCTGAGATGGAGTCAAACCTGAAGGCTGAACAA AATGAGAAAACTCGTGCAGAGTCAGAGAAAACAACCGCTAGTGATAAAAATGAAACATTACTTGAAGAATTAGAAATCAAACGAAAAGAAGTCGAGACTTTGAAACATCATCTTGTAGAAGCTGAGGCAAAGTCTAAAGCAGATAAGAAAGTTCTTGTAAAAGAGGTCAAGTCTCTTAGAAACTCCCAAACAGAGATGAAGAAAGTGTTGAATCAGTATCTTGAACAGAAGACTGGTTTAGAG AGAGTTATTATTAGAGATAAACAGAGGTCAGCACGTGCAAAGTTATGCCGAGTGAAATTTCTTCATGAGTGTCGACTGCTGCATGAGCGTCTACTGGAATGTAGTGCTAAATTTCTAGCAGAAGAACAAGGCAATTTTACTATTGATCCTTCGTCCTTGCCTGATGCATTAGATCTTCTAGCAACATCAGACAATAGAGTACGCTTACTCATTGCTGAG GCTCAACTTTTAGCACGAGATGATGAACAAGGCTCTTCTGATGATGGCGACAATTCTGATAGCATATCGTCATTAACTATGAGCTGGGAAGATGCAAAAGTTACAGATGAAGATGCAACGAAAATACTTTCTGATCTACTTATTGACAACGCGCAGCTGAGGCTGCGTCTTAATGCTGTCATCCGCAACGCTGTAAATACTGCCGTGAAGCCAGAGAAAGAAGGTAGTGGCGAGGTTCTTCCCAAAAAGACAGTCCTTAACTGGTTGTTAGACAGATGA
- the LOC103629709 gene encoding PX domain-containing protein EREL1 isoform X4, with translation MAPRRCRSAWTGALPRRDGISMKSCPCSSRFPLEGRNTIWPHNPQTGWSYCVMIPSWITQTPETGVTADSFLKSVVFYRIHVGIQSPEGFSSSHGILRRFSDFLNLSSDLKSAFPRKDAPSAPPKHAFLRINSSRLLLEERRHALEEWMQKLLSDIDLSRSAPVAAFFELEAAARSYFQERNGRPSEVGSSTKSSTASSPHPDGPASGSLAESNQINQTLTRGSSLTGATGNGVLGEAILDQSDELVSNALNHRKGNLVLEHDGRNGSAASYRGVVSDEDRVSNPGHARKDSAESIGSDLSSLRGIELSIPGVSSSLWDGAVVDGHISQTEHLTGLDMHLLYDMDAQVILPNDQKQKLTRLLITMQQRIGAAKTDMEDLIARLNQEAAVKEYLTTKVKDLEVELEAAKQKGRETLQQAILTERERITQMQWDMDELRRKYSEMESNLKAEQNEKTRAESEKTTASDKNETLLEELEIKRKEVETLKHHLVEAEAKSKADKKVLVKEVKSLRNSQTEMKKVLNQYLEQKTGLERVIIRDKQRSARAKLCRVKFLHECRLLHERLLECSAKFLAEEQGNFTIDPSSLPDALDLLATSDNRVRLLIAEAQLLARDDEQGSSDDGDNSDSISSLTMSWEDAKVTDEDATKILSDLLIDNAQLRLRLNAVIRNAVNTAVKPEKEGSGEVLPKKTVLNWLLDR, from the exons ATGGCACCTCGCCGCTGCCGCTCGGCATGGACTGGAGCCCTCCCCCGAAGAGATGG AATTTCCATGAAAAGCTGTCCATGCTCTAGCAGGTTTCCATTA GAGGGAAGGAACACCATATGGCCACATAATCCTCAAACAGGTTGGAGTTACTGTGTGATGATACCTTCTTGGATCACTCAAACACCTGAAACTGGTGTGACCGCTGATAGCTTTTTGAAATCTGTCGTT TTTTACAGGATACATGTCGGTATACAATCTCCAGAAGGCTTTAGCTCTAGCCATGGAATTCTCAGAAGGTTTAGTGACTTTCTGAATCTATCTTCTGAT CTTAAGAGCGCATTTCCCAGAAAAGATGCCCCGTCGGCTCCTCCGAAGCATGCTTTCTTAAGAATAAATTCAAGCAGGTTGCTTCTAGAAGAG AGAAGGCATGCATTGGAGGAGTGGATGCAAAAGTTACTTTCTGACATTGACTTGTCAAGAAGTGCTCCTGTTGCTGCTTTTTTTGAGCTTGAAGCTGCTGCACGTTCAT atttccAAGAACGGAATGGGCGTCCTTCTGAAGTAGGTTCTTCTACAAAAAGCAGTACTGCCTCTTCTCCACATCCTGATGGACCTGCTTCTGGTTCTCTTGCTGAGTCCAATCAAATAAATCAAACTCTTACTCGTGGCAGCAGTCTGACAGGAGCAACTGGTAATGGTGTGCTTGGAGAAGCTATCTTAGATCAGTCCGATGAGCTTGTTAGTAATGCCTTGAATCACAGGAAAGGGAACCTTGTATTGGAACATGATGGTAGGAATGGTTCAGCAGCGTCTTATAGGGGAGTTGTTTCAGATGAGGACCGTGTATCTAATCCCGGCCATGCTAGGAAGGACTCTGCTGAAAGTATTGGGAGTGATTTGAGTTCTTTAAGAGGAATTGAATTATCTATTCCAGGGGTTAGTAGTTCCCTTTGGGATGGTGCTGTGGTGGATGGACATATTAGTCAAACAGAACATCTTACTGGTTTAGATATGCATCTTTTGTATGATATGGATGCACAAGTCATCCTTCCAAATGATCAAAAACAGAAGTTGACTAGACTTTTGATCACAATGCAACAAAGAATAGGGGCAGCAAAAACTGATATGGAGGATCTCATAGCACGACTAAATCAGGAAGCAGCTGTTAAAGAATATCTTACTACAAAG GTTAAGGATTTGGAGGTTGAATTGGAAGCCGCAAAGCAAAAGGGTAGAGAGACACTGCAACAAGCTATCCTGACTGAAAGAGAGAGGATTACCCAGATGCAGTGGGATATGGATGAGCTCCGTAGGAAGTATTCTGAGATGGAGTCAAACCTGAAGGCTGAACAA AATGAGAAAACTCGTGCAGAGTCAGAGAAAACAACCGCTAGTGATAAAAATGAAACATTACTTGAAGAATTAGAAATCAAACGAAAAGAAGTCGAGACTTTGAAACATCATCTTGTAGAAGCTGAGGCAAAGTCTAAAGCAGATAAGAAAGTTCTTGTAAAAGAGGTCAAGTCTCTTAGAAACTCCCAAACAGAGATGAAGAAAGTGTTGAATCAGTATCTTGAACAGAAGACTGGTTTAGAG AGAGTTATTATTAGAGATAAACAGAGGTCAGCACGTGCAAAGTTATGCCGAGTGAAATTTCTTCATGAGTGTCGACTGCTGCATGAGCGTCTACTGGAATGTAGTGCTAAATTTCTAGCAGAAGAACAAGGCAATTTTACTATTGATCCTTCGTCCTTGCCTGATGCATTAGATCTTCTAGCAACATCAGACAATAGAGTACGCTTACTCATTGCTGAG GCTCAACTTTTAGCACGAGATGATGAACAAGGCTCTTCTGATGATGGCGACAATTCTGATAGCATATCGTCATTAACTATGAGCTGGGAAGATGCAAAAGTTACAGATGAAGATGCAACGAAAATACTTTCTGATCTACTTATTGACAACGCGCAGCTGAGGCTGCGTCTTAATGCTGTCATCCGCAACGCTGTAAATACTGCCGTGAAGCCAGAGAAAGAAGGTAGTGGCGAGGTTCTTCCCAAAAAGACAGTCCTTAACTGGTTGTTAGACAGATGA
- the LOC103629709 gene encoding PX domain-containing protein EREL1 isoform X2: MLDGQNLLTPCICGRISMKSCPCSSRFPLVKKHSIYSLYYLFQHTSETIFWSTHLMGSLPIDCIQEGRNTIWPHNPQTGWSYCVMIPSWITQTPETGVTADSFLKSVVFYRIHVGIQSPEGFSSSHGILRRFSDFLNLSSDLKSAFPRKDAPSAPPKHAFLRINSSRLLLEERRHALEEWMQKLLSDIDLSRSAPVAAFFELEAAARSYFQERNGRPSEVGSSTKSSTASSPHPDGPASGSLAESNQINQTLTRGSSLTGATGNGVLGEAILDQSDELVSNALNHRKGNLVLEHDGRNGSAASYRGVVSDEDRVSNPGHARKDSAESIGSDLSSLRGIELSIPGVSSSLWDGAVVDGHISQTEHLTGLDMHLLYDMDAQVILPNDQKQKLTRLLITMQQRIGAAKTDMEDLIARLNQEAAVKEYLTTKVKDLEVELEAAKQKGRETLQQAILTERERITQMQWDMDELRRKYSEMESNLKAEQNEKTRAESEKTTASDKNETLLEELEIKRKEVETLKHHLVEAEAKSKADKKVLVKEVKSLRNSQTEMKKVLNQYLEQKTGLERVIIRDKQRSARAKLCRVKFLHECRLLHERLLECSAKFLAEEQGNFTIDPSSLPDALDLLATSDNRVRLLIAEAQLLARDDEQGSSDDGDNSDSISSLTMSWEDAKVTDEDATKILSDLLIDNAQLRLRLNAVIRNAVNTAVKPEKEGSGEVLPKKTVLNWLLDR, translated from the exons ATGCTTGATGGACAAAATTTGCTAACGCCATGCATATGTGGCAGAATTTCCATGAAAAGCTGTCCATGCTCTAGCAGGTTTCCATTAGTTAAGAAACATTCTATCTACTCACTATATTATTTGTTTCAACACACCTCTGAAACTATCTTTTGGTCAACGCATCTCATGGGCTCATTGCCTATTGACTGCATACAGGAGGGAAGGAACACCATATGGCCACATAATCCTCAAACAGGTTGGAGTTACTGTGTGATGATACCTTCTTGGATCACTCAAACACCTGAAACTGGTGTGACCGCTGATAGCTTTTTGAAATCTGTCGTT TTTTACAGGATACATGTCGGTATACAATCTCCAGAAGGCTTTAGCTCTAGCCATGGAATTCTCAGAAGGTTTAGTGACTTTCTGAATCTATCTTCTGAT CTTAAGAGCGCATTTCCCAGAAAAGATGCCCCGTCGGCTCCTCCGAAGCATGCTTTCTTAAGAATAAATTCAAGCAGGTTGCTTCTAGAAGAG AGAAGGCATGCATTGGAGGAGTGGATGCAAAAGTTACTTTCTGACATTGACTTGTCAAGAAGTGCTCCTGTTGCTGCTTTTTTTGAGCTTGAAGCTGCTGCACGTTCAT atttccAAGAACGGAATGGGCGTCCTTCTGAAGTAGGTTCTTCTACAAAAAGCAGTACTGCCTCTTCTCCACATCCTGATGGACCTGCTTCTGGTTCTCTTGCTGAGTCCAATCAAATAAATCAAACTCTTACTCGTGGCAGCAGTCTGACAGGAGCAACTGGTAATGGTGTGCTTGGAGAAGCTATCTTAGATCAGTCCGATGAGCTTGTTAGTAATGCCTTGAATCACAGGAAAGGGAACCTTGTATTGGAACATGATGGTAGGAATGGTTCAGCAGCGTCTTATAGGGGAGTTGTTTCAGATGAGGACCGTGTATCTAATCCCGGCCATGCTAGGAAGGACTCTGCTGAAAGTATTGGGAGTGATTTGAGTTCTTTAAGAGGAATTGAATTATCTATTCCAGGGGTTAGTAGTTCCCTTTGGGATGGTGCTGTGGTGGATGGACATATTAGTCAAACAGAACATCTTACTGGTTTAGATATGCATCTTTTGTATGATATGGATGCACAAGTCATCCTTCCAAATGATCAAAAACAGAAGTTGACTAGACTTTTGATCACAATGCAACAAAGAATAGGGGCAGCAAAAACTGATATGGAGGATCTCATAGCACGACTAAATCAGGAAGCAGCTGTTAAAGAATATCTTACTACAAAG GTTAAGGATTTGGAGGTTGAATTGGAAGCCGCAAAGCAAAAGGGTAGAGAGACACTGCAACAAGCTATCCTGACTGAAAGAGAGAGGATTACCCAGATGCAGTGGGATATGGATGAGCTCCGTAGGAAGTATTCTGAGATGGAGTCAAACCTGAAGGCTGAACAA AATGAGAAAACTCGTGCAGAGTCAGAGAAAACAACCGCTAGTGATAAAAATGAAACATTACTTGAAGAATTAGAAATCAAACGAAAAGAAGTCGAGACTTTGAAACATCATCTTGTAGAAGCTGAGGCAAAGTCTAAAGCAGATAAGAAAGTTCTTGTAAAAGAGGTCAAGTCTCTTAGAAACTCCCAAACAGAGATGAAGAAAGTGTTGAATCAGTATCTTGAACAGAAGACTGGTTTAGAG AGAGTTATTATTAGAGATAAACAGAGGTCAGCACGTGCAAAGTTATGCCGAGTGAAATTTCTTCATGAGTGTCGACTGCTGCATGAGCGTCTACTGGAATGTAGTGCTAAATTTCTAGCAGAAGAACAAGGCAATTTTACTATTGATCCTTCGTCCTTGCCTGATGCATTAGATCTTCTAGCAACATCAGACAATAGAGTACGCTTACTCATTGCTGAG GCTCAACTTTTAGCACGAGATGATGAACAAGGCTCTTCTGATGATGGCGACAATTCTGATAGCATATCGTCATTAACTATGAGCTGGGAAGATGCAAAAGTTACAGATGAAGATGCAACGAAAATACTTTCTGATCTACTTATTGACAACGCGCAGCTGAGGCTGCGTCTTAATGCTGTCATCCGCAACGCTGTAAATACTGCCGTGAAGCCAGAGAAAGAAGGTAGTGGCGAGGTTCTTCCCAAAAAGACAGTCCTTAACTGGTTGTTAGACAGATGA
- the LOC103629709 gene encoding PX domain-containing protein EREL1 isoform X5: MQIGKCSVSGQFYRIHVGIQSPEGFSSSHGILRRFSDFLNLSSDLKSAFPRKDAPSAPPKHAFLRINSSRLLLEERRHALEEWMQKLLSDIDLSRSAPVAAFFELEAAARSYFQERNGRPSEVGSSTKSSTASSPHPDGPASGSLAESNQINQTLTRGSSLTGATGNGVLGEAILDQSDELVSNALNHRKGNLVLEHDGRNGSAASYRGVVSDEDRVSNPGHARKDSAESIGSDLSSLRGIELSIPGVSSSLWDGAVVDGHISQTEHLTGLDMHLLYDMDAQVILPNDQKQKLTRLLITMQQRIGAAKTDMEDLIARLNQEAAVKEYLTTKVKDLEVELEAAKQKGRETLQQAILTERERITQMQWDMDELRRKYSEMESNLKAEQNEKTRAESEKTTASDKNETLLEELEIKRKEVETLKHHLVEAEAKSKADKKVLVKEVKSLRNSQTEMKKVLNQYLEQKTGLERVIIRDKQRSARAKLCRVKFLHECRLLHERLLECSAKFLAEEQGNFTIDPSSLPDALDLLATSDNRVRLLIAEAQLLARDDEQGSSDDGDNSDSISSLTMSWEDAKVTDEDATKILSDLLIDNAQLRLRLNAVIRNAVNTAVKPEKEGSGEVLPKKTVLNWLLDR, translated from the exons ATGCAAATTGGAAAATGCAGTGTTTCAG GACAGTTTTACAGGATACATGTCGGTATACAATCTCCAGAAGGCTTTAGCTCTAGCCATGGAATTCTCAGAAGGTTTAGTGACTTTCTGAATCTATCTTCTGAT CTTAAGAGCGCATTTCCCAGAAAAGATGCCCCGTCGGCTCCTCCGAAGCATGCTTTCTTAAGAATAAATTCAAGCAGGTTGCTTCTAGAAGAG AGAAGGCATGCATTGGAGGAGTGGATGCAAAAGTTACTTTCTGACATTGACTTGTCAAGAAGTGCTCCTGTTGCTGCTTTTTTTGAGCTTGAAGCTGCTGCACGTTCAT atttccAAGAACGGAATGGGCGTCCTTCTGAAGTAGGTTCTTCTACAAAAAGCAGTACTGCCTCTTCTCCACATCCTGATGGACCTGCTTCTGGTTCTCTTGCTGAGTCCAATCAAATAAATCAAACTCTTACTCGTGGCAGCAGTCTGACAGGAGCAACTGGTAATGGTGTGCTTGGAGAAGCTATCTTAGATCAGTCCGATGAGCTTGTTAGTAATGCCTTGAATCACAGGAAAGGGAACCTTGTATTGGAACATGATGGTAGGAATGGTTCAGCAGCGTCTTATAGGGGAGTTGTTTCAGATGAGGACCGTGTATCTAATCCCGGCCATGCTAGGAAGGACTCTGCTGAAAGTATTGGGAGTGATTTGAGTTCTTTAAGAGGAATTGAATTATCTATTCCAGGGGTTAGTAGTTCCCTTTGGGATGGTGCTGTGGTGGATGGACATATTAGTCAAACAGAACATCTTACTGGTTTAGATATGCATCTTTTGTATGATATGGATGCACAAGTCATCCTTCCAAATGATCAAAAACAGAAGTTGACTAGACTTTTGATCACAATGCAACAAAGAATAGGGGCAGCAAAAACTGATATGGAGGATCTCATAGCACGACTAAATCAGGAAGCAGCTGTTAAAGAATATCTTACTACAAAG GTTAAGGATTTGGAGGTTGAATTGGAAGCCGCAAAGCAAAAGGGTAGAGAGACACTGCAACAAGCTATCCTGACTGAAAGAGAGAGGATTACCCAGATGCAGTGGGATATGGATGAGCTCCGTAGGAAGTATTCTGAGATGGAGTCAAACCTGAAGGCTGAACAA AATGAGAAAACTCGTGCAGAGTCAGAGAAAACAACCGCTAGTGATAAAAATGAAACATTACTTGAAGAATTAGAAATCAAACGAAAAGAAGTCGAGACTTTGAAACATCATCTTGTAGAAGCTGAGGCAAAGTCTAAAGCAGATAAGAAAGTTCTTGTAAAAGAGGTCAAGTCTCTTAGAAACTCCCAAACAGAGATGAAGAAAGTGTTGAATCAGTATCTTGAACAGAAGACTGGTTTAGAG AGAGTTATTATTAGAGATAAACAGAGGTCAGCACGTGCAAAGTTATGCCGAGTGAAATTTCTTCATGAGTGTCGACTGCTGCATGAGCGTCTACTGGAATGTAGTGCTAAATTTCTAGCAGAAGAACAAGGCAATTTTACTATTGATCCTTCGTCCTTGCCTGATGCATTAGATCTTCTAGCAACATCAGACAATAGAGTACGCTTACTCATTGCTGAG GCTCAACTTTTAGCACGAGATGATGAACAAGGCTCTTCTGATGATGGCGACAATTCTGATAGCATATCGTCATTAACTATGAGCTGGGAAGATGCAAAAGTTACAGATGAAGATGCAACGAAAATACTTTCTGATCTACTTATTGACAACGCGCAGCTGAGGCTGCGTCTTAATGCTGTCATCCGCAACGCTGTAAATACTGCCGTGAAGCCAGAGAAAGAAGGTAGTGGCGAGGTTCTTCCCAAAAAGACAGTCCTTAACTGGTTGTTAGACAGATGA